A stretch of the Ochrobactrum sp. BTU1 genome encodes the following:
- a CDS encoding FUSC family protein — MHKRIDKVLQQWSVSWRDALIASIGGAVAWLICQWMLGQPRPVFAMVTAVICLAPNLPNHGKQAIGVITGVTTGVVVGELSLLLPETIPVLHMSVVTCIAMVLATTFGLAPAIAIQSGVSAILVLAMGPQVAGMTRLIDVLVGAGVGLLFSQILATPDPVRLIDRAVRGLVDNILKGLKQSAIALEKQDVVHAQSAINQFTQAQRAVNALGDGIALARSNARWSLRGRLVAREVSEMAGRYDRRGIRLYASALLFGEALGNALRKKEASPPEWIAQSLQSVIHNCNLDEGETPERLPPVPQGIDFSWRDTAFRLQSVNETLLHFLHSAQPDSVPVRMPKPNADVPTV, encoded by the coding sequence ATGCATAAGCGGATAGACAAGGTTCTTCAGCAATGGTCGGTCAGTTGGCGCGATGCGCTGATTGCCTCTATTGGTGGCGCGGTGGCTTGGCTTATCTGTCAGTGGATGCTCGGCCAGCCGCGCCCCGTTTTTGCAATGGTTACGGCCGTTATCTGCCTTGCGCCCAATCTCCCCAATCACGGAAAACAGGCGATTGGCGTCATTACCGGCGTGACGACCGGCGTTGTGGTTGGCGAGCTTTCTCTGCTACTTCCGGAAACGATCCCGGTCCTGCATATGAGCGTTGTCACCTGCATTGCCATGGTGCTTGCAACAACCTTTGGTCTGGCCCCCGCAATCGCCATTCAGTCGGGCGTTTCCGCAATTCTGGTTCTGGCGATGGGGCCGCAGGTTGCCGGTATGACGCGCCTCATCGATGTTCTCGTGGGCGCGGGTGTCGGGCTCCTTTTCAGTCAGATACTGGCGACACCCGATCCGGTGAGGCTCATCGACAGGGCTGTGCGGGGTCTGGTCGACAATATCCTGAAAGGCCTGAAACAGTCCGCGATTGCGCTTGAAAAACAGGATGTTGTCCACGCACAAAGCGCCATCAACCAGTTCACGCAAGCACAACGCGCGGTCAATGCACTGGGTGATGGCATAGCGCTCGCGCGATCCAATGCGCGCTGGTCGTTGCGTGGAAGGCTCGTCGCGCGCGAAGTCAGTGAAATGGCGGGCCGCTATGATCGTCGCGGCATCCGGCTTTATGCATCGGCACTGTTGTTTGGTGAAGCACTCGGCAATGCTCTGCGTAAAAAGGAAGCCTCGCCGCCGGAGTGGATTGCACAGTCATTGCAATCGGTCATCCATAATTGCAATCTGGATGAAGGCGAGACGCCGGAACGCTTGCCTCCGGTGCCGCAGGGTATTGATTTCAGCTGGCGTGATACGGCTTTCCGCCTGCAGTCCGTGAATGAAACGCTGTTACATTTTCTGCATTCGGCCCAGCCTGACAGTGTGCCTGTACGGATGCCAAAGCCAAATGCAGATGTGCCAACGGTATGA
- the ccoN gene encoding cytochrome-c oxidase, cbb3-type subunit I: protein MNYAAGTVLSGLGALLAVLLAGFSHDELFRTHMWILFATLAIFTILLMRNADYGLAPKKVDQSTYMDGPIRYGVIATVFWGVVGFLVGVVIAAQLAFPDLNFEPYLNFGRLRPLHTSAVVFAFGGNILIASSFYVVQRTCRARLIGGDLAWFVFWGYQLFIVMAATGYLLGITQSREYAEPEWYVDIWLTIVWVAYLVVFLGTVLKRKEPHIYVANWFYLSFIITIAMLHIINNLAIPVSFLGVKSYSAFAGVQDAVTQWWYGHNAVAFFLTVPFLAMMYYFVPKQAERPVYSYRLSIVHFWSIIFLYIWAGPHHLHYTAVPDWAQTLGMVFSIMLWMPSWGGMINGLMTLSGAWDKVRTDPIIRLMVAAIAFYGMATFEGPMLSIKAVNSLSHYTDWTIGHVHAGALGWNGMITFAAVYYLTPKLWDRERLYSIRMVNWHFWLATLGIVLYAAAMWVAGIQQGLMWREYDDQGFLVYSFAETVLAMFPYYVIRTAGGLLYLAGGLVMAWNVYQTIRGNLRKEAPMGGARPAAGATMQPAE from the coding sequence ATGAACTACGCCGCTGGAACAGTCCTGTCTGGTCTGGGAGCACTTCTTGCTGTGCTTCTGGCCGGATTTTCTCATGATGAGTTGTTCAGAACCCATATGTGGATTCTGTTCGCTACACTCGCCATCTTCACCATCTTGCTGATGCGCAATGCCGATTACGGCCTTGCGCCAAAGAAGGTCGATCAGTCCACTTACATGGACGGACCGATCCGCTACGGCGTGATCGCAACGGTCTTCTGGGGTGTGGTTGGCTTTCTGGTCGGTGTGGTTATCGCAGCCCAGCTTGCCTTCCCCGATCTCAACTTTGAACCCTATCTGAACTTCGGTCGTCTGCGCCCGCTGCACACTTCAGCGGTTGTTTTTGCATTCGGCGGCAATATCCTGATCGCTTCGTCGTTCTATGTCGTGCAGCGCACCTGTCGCGCGCGCCTGATCGGTGGCGATCTGGCCTGGTTCGTGTTCTGGGGATATCAGCTTTTCATCGTGATGGCTGCAACCGGCTATCTGCTTGGGATTACCCAGAGCCGCGAATATGCTGAACCGGAATGGTATGTCGATATCTGGCTCACCATCGTCTGGGTCGCCTATCTCGTCGTCTTCCTCGGCACGGTATTGAAGCGCAAAGAGCCGCATATCTATGTGGCAAACTGGTTCTACCTGTCCTTCATCATCACAATCGCCATGTTGCACATCATCAACAATCTGGCGATCCCGGTATCGTTCCTCGGCGTGAAGAGCTATTCGGCTTTCGCAGGCGTGCAGGATGCCGTGACCCAGTGGTGGTATGGACATAATGCGGTTGCGTTCTTCCTGACCGTGCCATTCCTTGCGATGATGTATTACTTCGTGCCCAAGCAGGCAGAGCGTCCGGTTTATTCCTACCGCCTGTCGATCGTGCACTTCTGGTCGATCATCTTCCTCTACATCTGGGCTGGCCCACACCATCTTCATTATACCGCTGTTCCCGATTGGGCACAGACGCTCGGCATGGTGTTCTCGATCATGCTCTGGATGCCTTCTTGGGGTGGCATGATCAACGGTCTGATGACGCTTTCTGGCGCATGGGACAAGGTTCGTACCGATCCGATCATCCGTCTGATGGTTGCAGCTATTGCCTTCTATGGCATGGCGACCTTTGAAGGTCCGATGCTGTCTATCAAGGCGGTCAACTCGCTCTCCCACTACACTGACTGGACCATTGGTCACGTTCATGCGGGTGCACTGGGCTGGAACGGCATGATTACCTTTGCGGCCGTTTACTACCTCACACCAAAGCTGTGGGACCGTGAACGCCTCTACTCGATCCGCATGGTCAACTGGCACTTCTGGCTCGCAACACTTGGCATCGTGCTCTACGCCGCCGCCATGTGGGTTGCAGGTATCCAGCAGGGTCTGATGTGGCGCGAATACGACGACCAGGGTTTCCTCGTCTATTCCTTCGCCGAAACCGTGCTCGCCATGTTCCCTTACTACGTGATCCGTACTGCAGGCGGTCTGCTTTACCTCGCCGGTGGACTGGTCATGGCATGGAACGTCTATCAGACCATTCGCGGCAACCTGCGCAAAGAAGCCCCTATGGGCGGTGCCCGGCCTGCTGCTGGCGCCACAATGCAGCCAGCCGAATAA
- the ada gene encoding bifunctional DNA-binding transcriptional regulator/O6-methylguanine-DNA methyltransferase Ada gives MNLMTRTLTSNNDTDESRWLKVLARDKASDGEFVYAVRTTGVYCRPSCPSRRGKRENVQFFMVAEDAERAGFRPCMRCKPHVDVTLDAQNSARYADMVSAACRFIENADEVPALEDIARAAGASPAHFHRIFKSFTGLTPKAYVDAHRAEKMRAALKSGDSRVTDAIYEAGYNSSSRFYEASDKILGMKPKAFKSGGENETIRFAIGQSTLGAVLVAESGKGVCAILMGDDPQELIIDLEKRFPKAQLVGADRDFEDHIAQVIGFVENPGIGFDLPLDLRGTAFQQRVWQALREIPLGKTVSYSELAERIGLPKSTRAVAQACGANKIAVAVPCHRVVRNDGGLSGYRWGVERKRDLIERERQS, from the coding sequence ATGAACCTGATGACACGCACGCTGACAAGCAACAATGACACTGATGAAAGCCGCTGGCTAAAAGTGCTGGCGCGCGACAAGGCATCAGATGGCGAATTCGTTTACGCTGTACGCACGACGGGCGTTTATTGCCGTCCATCGTGCCCGTCGCGGCGTGGCAAACGCGAAAATGTTCAGTTCTTTATGGTGGCCGAAGATGCAGAGCGGGCTGGCTTTCGCCCTTGTATGCGATGCAAGCCGCATGTCGATGTAACGCTTGATGCACAAAACAGTGCGCGCTATGCCGATATGGTTTCCGCCGCTTGCCGCTTCATCGAGAATGCCGATGAAGTTCCCGCGCTGGAAGACATTGCGCGAGCCGCAGGGGCAAGTCCGGCGCATTTCCATCGCATTTTCAAAAGCTTCACAGGGCTCACGCCTAAAGCCTATGTCGATGCGCATCGTGCAGAGAAAATGCGCGCCGCACTTAAATCCGGTGATAGCCGCGTGACGGATGCGATCTACGAAGCGGGTTACAATTCTTCCAGCCGCTTCTATGAAGCCTCAGATAAGATACTCGGCATGAAGCCAAAGGCTTTTAAATCTGGCGGTGAAAACGAAACCATCCGCTTTGCCATCGGACAATCCACACTTGGCGCCGTTCTGGTAGCGGAAAGCGGCAAGGGGGTCTGCGCCATTCTGATGGGCGATGATCCGCAGGAGCTGATTATCGATCTGGAAAAGCGGTTTCCGAAAGCGCAGCTCGTCGGTGCTGATCGCGACTTCGAGGATCACATTGCTCAGGTGATCGGCTTTGTTGAAAACCCAGGCATCGGATTCGATCTGCCGCTTGATTTGAGAGGCACCGCTTTCCAGCAGCGTGTCTGGCAAGCCTTGCGCGAAATCCCGCTTGGCAAAACTGTAAGCTATAGCGAACTCGCCGAGAGGATTGGTTTGCCAAAATCCACCAGAGCTGTGGCGCAGGCATGTGGTGCCAACAAGATTGCTGTTGCGGTTCCCTGCCATCGCGTTGTGCGCAATGATGGTGGCTTGTCCGGTTATCGCTGGGGCGTTGAACGCAAGCGGGATCTGATCGAAAGAGAGCGCCAGTCATGA
- a CDS encoding transcriptional repressor: MSETVPRSDKEWAKQQTSAVKAILRRAGLRPTRQRIALGCMLFTEKHRHVTPDMLNEEALLLGEKLSVATVYNTLNQFSDAGLVRKISLHGERTYFDTDTGDHAQCYIHDEDQIIDIATDDIGIGPLPTPPAGYKISKVDVLIHLVPETDTA; encoded by the coding sequence TTGTCAGAAACCGTCCCTCGTTCTGACAAGGAATGGGCCAAGCAGCAGACATCAGCAGTCAAAGCGATTTTAAGACGGGCCGGGTTACGCCCGACCCGTCAGCGTATTGCGTTAGGATGTATGCTTTTCACTGAGAAACACCGTCACGTAACCCCGGATATGCTGAATGAAGAAGCATTACTGCTAGGCGAGAAGCTATCCGTTGCAACAGTTTACAACACGCTCAATCAATTTTCCGATGCGGGCCTTGTCCGTAAGATAAGCTTGCATGGCGAGCGTACCTATTTCGATACGGATACTGGCGACCACGCACAATGCTACATCCACGACGAAGACCAGATCATCGACATTGCAACGGACGATATCGGCATTGGCCCGCTGCCCACCCCGCCTGCTGGCTACAAGATCAGCAAAGTGGACGTTCTGATCCATCTGGTGCCGGAAACTGACACCGCCTGA
- the dsbD gene encoding protein-disulfide reductase DsbD, producing the protein MRFFAILAAFLMFALSPALATNPLPVDDAFRLSVAKDGDNQLLLNWQISDGYYLYRDHIEAKDAKGAALTVDTQPGIAKDDPNFGRLEVYYTRASASVPAGSEPIQLTYQGCQEDGICYRPETRTIDPVTLAVSSQMGKAFTNGSVFTAASAPAAESKAFALAPEKGMIENLLDQGGSALVIAAFLAFGVLLAFTPCVFPIYPIVAGTLAREGEKLTAKRGFVLSSTYVFSLALGFAVVGAIAGWSGQNLQMVLQSKWMALALAGIFTLLALSMFGLFQLQLPSSWVSAISAKTGQRTGSKRSAAILGFSSVLIVGPCVTAPLAGALLYIAQTANVALGASALFALGIGKGLPLIAFATLGAGTLPRAGAWMEAVKQVFGFGFLATAIFMAAPLLPSGVDMVLWALLLFGVASFAFLKISDRSVVARTIGTAAFVYGVILMLGVASGGRDPLQPLAALVNRDVNHNLAELRFAPVETVSALQEKLDAARGDQPTLVYFTADWCVSCSTVERRVLPDAGVKKALGGYQLIKADVSDLNAGNADLMAKLKVAGPPTMVFFNNASKEPEGTRLVGDVSSATIERSVGLINAGQKQGF; encoded by the coding sequence ATGCGCTTTTTCGCGATACTTGCTGCTTTTCTTATGTTTGCTCTTTCACCTGCGCTGGCTACAAACCCGCTGCCGGTTGATGATGCTTTTCGTCTAAGTGTTGCGAAGGATGGCGACAACCAGCTCCTGCTTAACTGGCAGATTTCCGACGGCTATTATCTCTATCGCGATCATATCGAAGCCAAAGATGCGAAAGGCGCAGCACTCACCGTTGATACGCAACCGGGTATTGCCAAGGATGATCCGAATTTCGGACGGCTCGAAGTCTATTACACGCGAGCAAGTGCCAGTGTTCCGGCGGGTAGCGAACCCATCCAGCTGACCTATCAGGGGTGTCAGGAAGACGGTATCTGCTATCGTCCTGAAACCCGCACAATTGATCCGGTAACGCTCGCCGTCAGCTCTCAGATGGGCAAAGCGTTTACGAACGGCTCCGTGTTCACCGCCGCATCAGCTCCTGCGGCTGAGAGCAAAGCTTTCGCGCTCGCCCCCGAAAAAGGCATGATCGAAAATCTTCTCGATCAGGGCGGTTCGGCACTGGTGATTGCAGCTTTCCTTGCTTTCGGTGTGCTGCTGGCCTTCACACCTTGCGTGTTTCCAATCTATCCGATTGTCGCAGGAACGCTGGCGCGGGAAGGCGAAAAACTGACGGCGAAACGCGGCTTCGTGCTTTCCAGTACTTATGTGTTCAGCCTCGCACTCGGGTTTGCTGTCGTCGGTGCAATTGCTGGCTGGTCAGGCCAGAATTTGCAAATGGTGCTGCAATCCAAATGGATGGCGCTTGCACTGGCTGGCATCTTCACATTGCTTGCTCTGTCGATGTTCGGCCTGTTCCAGCTACAGCTCCCATCCTCATGGGTCAGTGCAATCTCGGCTAAAACCGGCCAACGCACCGGTTCCAAGCGCTCTGCTGCAATCCTCGGCTTTTCCTCGGTGCTGATTGTCGGGCCATGTGTGACTGCACCTCTTGCTGGTGCGCTGCTCTATATCGCACAGACAGCCAACGTAGCACTCGGAGCCAGCGCGCTCTTCGCGCTTGGCATCGGCAAAGGTCTGCCGTTGATTGCTTTTGCGACGCTGGGTGCTGGCACCTTGCCGCGTGCAGGCGCGTGGATGGAAGCGGTCAAGCAGGTATTCGGCTTTGGTTTTCTCGCAACCGCGATTTTCATGGCTGCACCCTTGCTGCCATCGGGCGTGGATATGGTTTTATGGGCTTTGCTGCTGTTTGGTGTGGCGAGCTTCGCTTTCCTCAAAATCTCGGATCGCAGCGTGGTTGCGCGCACGATTGGTACTGCCGCCTTCGTTTATGGCGTTATTCTGATGCTCGGCGTTGCTTCCGGTGGTCGCGATCCATTGCAACCGCTGGCGGCATTGGTTAACCGTGACGTTAACCATAATTTGGCCGAGCTGCGATTCGCGCCGGTCGAAACGGTTTCTGCCCTTCAGGAAAAGCTGGATGCGGCGCGCGGCGATCAGCCGACGCTGGTCTATTTCACGGCAGATTGGTGCGTCAGCTGTTCCACTGTGGAGCGGCGCGTCCTGCCGGATGCAGGCGTGAAGAAAGCGCTGGGCGGATATCAGCTTATCAAGGCCGATGTCTCGGACCTGAATGCGGGCAATGCCGATCTCATGGCAAAGCTCAAAGTTGCAGGCCCGCCGACCATGGTTTTCTTCAACAATGCCAGCAAGGAACCTGAAGGTACACGCTTGGTTGGCGACGTTTCGTCGGCAACAATTGAACGTTCGGTCGGACTCATTAACGCCGGCCAGAAGCAAGGCTTTTAG
- a CDS encoding DsbA family protein: protein MMNRRQMLATTVAGAATIAISGGESFAQRVPTVADVLYDKEIPVLGNPNGNVTIVEYFDYQCPYCKKGHAELMRVVEKDGNVRLVLKDWIIFGDNSAYPARLVLAAEKSGNYVKAMEAMMLTPGRLTKDQTDAALKKGGLDPKKLEADYKVDAARIDGILARNMEQGEAFNFGGTPSFVIGTRLYGGVMNERSLIDAIKEARKA, encoded by the coding sequence ATGATGAACCGCCGCCAGATGCTCGCTACAACTGTAGCCGGTGCCGCAACGATTGCCATTTCTGGCGGCGAGAGCTTCGCCCAGCGTGTGCCGACAGTGGCCGATGTCCTTTATGACAAGGAAATCCCGGTCCTTGGTAATCCTAACGGCAACGTCACCATTGTGGAATATTTCGACTATCAGTGCCCTTACTGCAAAAAGGGCCATGCTGAGCTGATGCGCGTTGTTGAGAAAGACGGCAATGTGCGTCTGGTGCTCAAAGACTGGATCATTTTCGGTGACAATTCGGCCTATCCGGCGCGTCTGGTGCTGGCGGCAGAAAAGTCGGGAAATTACGTCAAGGCTATGGAAGCCATGATGCTGACGCCCGGTCGTCTGACCAAAGATCAGACCGATGCAGCCTTGAAGAAGGGTGGCCTTGATCCGAAGAAGCTTGAGGCCGATTACAAGGTGGATGCTGCGCGGATCGACGGCATTCTTGCGCGCAACATGGAGCAGGGCGAAGCGTTCAATTTTGGCGGTACGCCGTCCTTCGTTATCGGCACCCGGCTTTACGGAGGCGTGATGAACGAGCGGAGCCTGATCGACGCGATCAAGGAAGCGCGGAAGGCTTAA
- a CDS encoding sensor histidine kinase N-terminal domain-containing protein: MNSIRSRLTGILIGITCLVWLFAVIWIHVSTQSRLEKVLDARLMEAARMVNSLLIERRVEVNPDGDGGQLSLKPMDDFPHYDRQLFCQIWAIDGRLVGRSESAPGERLTDVANGFSDTVVAGDRWRVFAVENTKLGLRVMVGDSLSVRERLVQNVVTGVVLPALLLLPILAILIWLCVRRGLDPLSSLAGTLSKRDARDLRPLSEEKLPSEISPVVSALNDLFHRVEEARERERNFAIFAAHELKTPLAGLKTQAQIAEGAKDDAMRLNAVRQIASGVDRTSRLVNQLLDLAALETGDEMEPPSPEPACQLLVSISTDMRMLAAHRGVKIELPGNLPLVTMQYPHLFTLAMRNLIENAVNHSPQGGSVRCSLEKADDQVVFTVEDDGPGIPPEDMAYVTERFYRGANRTENGSGLGLAIVKMAATRMGGEVQLHNPSEGGLRALLIIPTQAAT, from the coding sequence ATGAACTCCATTCGCAGTCGCCTGACCGGCATACTGATCGGCATCACCTGTCTTGTCTGGTTGTTCGCCGTTATCTGGATTCATGTGAGTACCCAATCGCGACTTGAAAAAGTGCTGGATGCGCGCCTCATGGAAGCGGCTCGTATGGTCAATTCGCTTTTGATCGAGCGGCGCGTTGAGGTTAATCCCGATGGCGACGGCGGACAGCTTTCACTCAAGCCGATGGATGATTTTCCCCATTATGATCGCCAGCTTTTCTGCCAGATCTGGGCAATCGACGGCAGACTTGTTGGACGGTCCGAAAGCGCACCGGGTGAACGCCTGACCGATGTGGCCAATGGCTTTTCAGATACAGTTGTCGCTGGCGACCGCTGGCGGGTGTTTGCGGTTGAGAATACAAAGCTCGGGCTGCGTGTGATGGTGGGCGACAGCCTATCAGTGCGAGAGCGGCTTGTGCAAAACGTGGTGACGGGCGTGGTGTTGCCTGCCCTGCTCCTACTTCCAATTCTTGCTATCCTGATCTGGCTTTGCGTCCGTCGCGGGCTTGATCCGTTGAGCAGTCTCGCCGGCACTTTATCCAAACGCGATGCGCGGGATTTGCGACCGCTTTCGGAAGAGAAGTTACCCTCCGAAATCAGCCCGGTGGTTTCGGCTTTGAATGATCTGTTCCATCGTGTGGAAGAAGCCCGCGAACGCGAGCGAAATTTTGCGATCTTTGCAGCACACGAATTGAAGACGCCGCTTGCAGGCCTCAAGACACAGGCACAGATCGCCGAGGGTGCCAAAGACGACGCCATGCGCCTCAATGCAGTACGCCAAATTGCATCGGGTGTTGATCGCACCAGCCGTCTCGTCAATCAGCTGCTGGACCTTGCAGCCCTTGAGACTGGTGATGAAATGGAGCCACCATCGCCGGAGCCAGCCTGTCAGCTGCTTGTTTCGATCTCGACCGACATGCGTATGCTTGCCGCACATCGGGGCGTGAAGATCGAACTGCCCGGCAATCTGCCGCTTGTAACGATGCAATATCCACACCTCTTCACGCTTGCCATGCGTAATCTGATCGAGAATGCCGTCAATCATTCGCCTCAAGGCGGGTCTGTGCGATGCAGTCTCGAAAAGGCTGATGATCAGGTTGTTTTCACTGTCGAGGATGATGGCCCCGGCATTCCGCCGGAAGACATGGCTTATGTGACCGAGCGCTTTTATCGCGGCGCCAATAGAACCGAAAATGGCAGTGGTCTGGGTCTGGCCATCGTGAAGATGGCGGCAACGCGTATGGGCGGTGAAGTGCAGCTTCATAATCCTTCTGAAGGTGGCTTGCGCGCCCTCCTCATCATCCCCACTCAGGCTGCGACATAA
- a CDS encoding 2OG-Fe(II) oxygenase: MKEKLASYDWQKIADELDQFGTATLDQLFSKDQCSEIVGLYDASDAFRSTISMARHGFGRGEYKYFANPLPEIIGASRNELYGRLSPIANRWSERLRSAMEYPSNHDEYLAMCHAAGQTRPTPLILQYVEGDYNCLHQDLYGDLAFPLQVAVLLSQPGEDFTGGEFVLTEQRPRMQSRAEVVPLRQGDAVIFAVNDRPICGTRGDYKAKMRHGVSRLRSGKRHTLGIIFHDAR, encoded by the coding sequence ATGAAAGAGAAACTGGCCTCTTACGACTGGCAGAAAATTGCAGATGAGCTGGATCAATTCGGCACCGCAACATTGGACCAGCTCTTTTCCAAAGATCAATGCAGTGAGATCGTCGGTCTTTATGACGCGTCTGACGCCTTTCGCTCGACGATTTCAATGGCAAGACATGGTTTTGGGCGTGGTGAGTACAAGTATTTCGCCAACCCGCTGCCTGAAATCATCGGGGCATCCCGCAATGAATTGTATGGACGATTAAGTCCGATAGCCAATCGCTGGAGCGAACGTCTTAGAAGCGCGATGGAATATCCATCGAACCATGATGAGTATCTCGCAATGTGTCACGCTGCCGGGCAAACGCGCCCGACGCCACTGATCCTGCAATATGTCGAGGGCGATTATAATTGCCTGCATCAGGATCTTTACGGCGATCTGGCTTTTCCGCTTCAGGTGGCCGTGCTGTTGTCGCAGCCGGGCGAGGATTTTACGGGCGGTGAATTTGTGCTCACAGAACAGCGTCCGCGTATGCAAAGTAGGGCCGAAGTTGTGCCTTTAAGGCAGGGAGATGCTGTGATTTTTGCGGTAAACGACAGGCCAATTTGTGGTACGCGTGGCGATTATAAGGCGAAAATGCGGCACGGCGTCAGTCGTTTGCGCTCCGGCAAGCGTCATACGCTGGGCATTATATTTCATGATGCACGATAA
- a CDS encoding ArsC family reductase — protein MSVTIYGIKACDTMKKARSWLDDHGIDYAFHDYKKEGLDAATIDRFLKDIEWEKLLNRAGTTFRKLPEEERQNVDAEKARALMLAQPSMVKRPVLEKDGKLTVGFKPDQYETFFQA, from the coding sequence ATGAGCGTGACCATCTACGGTATCAAAGCCTGTGACACCATGAAGAAGGCACGCAGCTGGCTTGACGATCATGGCATTGATTACGCCTTTCACGATTACAAGAAGGAAGGCTTGGACGCTGCAACAATCGACCGCTTTCTCAAGGACATAGAGTGGGAAAAGCTGCTCAATCGTGCGGGCACAACCTTCCGCAAACTGCCCGAAGAAGAGCGTCAGAATGTTGATGCTGAAAAGGCCCGGGCTCTGATGCTGGCGCAGCCTTCCATGGTCAAACGTCCCGTTCTCGAAAAAGATGGAAAGTTGACCGTCGGCTTCAAGCCCGATCAATACGAGACGTTTTTCCAAGCTTGA
- a CDS encoding response regulator produces MRILVVEDDAILLDGLSVGLGLAGFTVDAVANCGDAEAALAAQNYNAVVLDLMLPDGSGLDILKSMRQARDDTPVLLLTARDQVPERIAGLDAGADDYVGKPFDLHELAARVRAIARRGTGRASSTLEWQGVELDPAEMSVQFKGEPLRLTRREFSILRSLMERPTATISKSSLEEALYGWQEEVESNAVEVHIHHLRSKLGSGFIETVRGVGYRLAREQA; encoded by the coding sequence ATGCGCATTCTGGTGGTTGAAGACGATGCAATCCTGCTCGACGGGCTTTCCGTGGGTCTGGGATTAGCCGGATTCACCGTGGATGCCGTTGCAAACTGTGGAGATGCCGAGGCCGCCCTTGCTGCCCAGAATTACAACGCGGTTGTGCTTGATCTCATGCTGCCGGATGGCTCCGGTCTCGACATTCTGAAATCCATGCGACAGGCTCGCGATGATACGCCAGTTCTGTTGCTGACCGCGCGCGATCAGGTGCCGGAACGTATCGCAGGACTTGATGCCGGGGCTGACGATTATGTTGGCAAGCCGTTCGATCTTCATGAGCTCGCAGCGCGTGTGCGTGCCATTGCTCGGCGCGGCACAGGGCGCGCAAGTAGCACGCTTGAATGGCAGGGCGTGGAACTCGATCCGGCTGAAATGTCGGTGCAGTTCAAGGGCGAGCCGCTCCGCCTGACCCGCCGTGAGTTTTCGATATTGCGTAGTTTAATGGAACGTCCAACGGCGACAATCTCCAAGTCATCGCTTGAAGAAGCGCTTTATGGCTGGCAGGAAGAAGTCGAAAGCAACGCGGTCGAGGTGCATATCCATCATCTGCGATCCAAGCTTGGTTCAGGCTTCATCGAGACAGTGCGCGGTGTCGGCTACCGGCTTGCGAGGGAGCAAGCATGA
- a CDS encoding L,D-transpeptidase translates to MILIGLMPLAVAACTTTSDRPVVVNMPEPAVVAPEPVAVAPVVEPLPEPEVQTAKSEYEVMYGAVTDGGNHIAALDLSKIAERNLRKQVNYQTSHPVGTIIVDPYTRYLYLVQPGGKAMRYSVGVGRAGLTFSGEAQVAYKAQWPRWTPTQNMIKRNPDHYAKYANGLEGGIRNPLGARALYLYRDGKDTLYRIHGTNEPWSIGKAASSGCIRLFNQDILDLHKRVSSGSRVVVLSKTQSAQGES, encoded by the coding sequence CTGATATTGATTGGCCTTATGCCTTTGGCAGTTGCGGCCTGTACTACGACATCCGACAGGCCTGTCGTTGTTAACATGCCCGAACCAGCGGTCGTCGCACCTGAGCCAGTGGCTGTTGCACCTGTCGTTGAGCCTCTACCGGAGCCGGAAGTTCAGACGGCAAAGAGCGAATATGAAGTGATGTACGGTGCTGTCACCGACGGCGGCAATCACATTGCAGCACTCGATCTCAGTAAAATTGCCGAACGCAATCTTCGCAAACAGGTCAATTATCAGACCAGCCACCCGGTCGGCACAATCATTGTCGATCCCTATACGCGCTATCTTTATCTCGTGCAGCCCGGTGGCAAGGCCATGCGCTATTCCGTTGGCGTGGGCCGTGCTGGCCTGACCTTCAGCGGCGAGGCGCAGGTTGCTTACAAGGCGCAATGGCCACGCTGGACACCAACGCAGAATATGATCAAGCGCAATCCTGATCATTATGCGAAATACGCCAATGGTCTGGAAGGCGGCATTCGCAATCCGCTCGGCGCGCGTGCGCTCTATCTTTATCGCGATGGCAAAGACACGCTTTATCGCATCCATGGCACCAACGAACCCTGGTCAATCGGCAAGGCTGCTTCGTCGGGCTGTATCCGTCTTTTCAATCAGGACATTCTCGATCTTCATAAACGCGTATCCAGTGGAAGCCGCGTTGTGGTCCTGAGCAAGACTCAATCTGCACAAGGAGAAAGCTGA